A genome region from bacterium includes the following:
- a CDS encoding recombinase family protein, producing the protein MSLRRSQAVAIQQPVRCAIYTRKSTNEGLDQAFNSLDNQRDAGESYIASQRHENWTVLTDQYDDGGFSGGNTERPALKRLLADAEAGRIDIIVVYKLDRLSRSLLDFLNLHRSLESLGVQIVSVTEPIDTRTPI; encoded by the coding sequence ATGTCTCTTCGGCGCAGCCAGGCCGTTGCGATTCAGCAGCCTGTCCGCTGCGCCATCTACACCCGCAAGTCCACCAACGAGGGACTCGACCAGGCCTTCAACTCACTCGACAACCAACGAGATGCTGGCGAGTCCTACATTGCGAGCCAGCGCCACGAGAACTGGACGGTGTTGACAGATCAGTACGACGACGGTGGATTCAGCGGCGGCAACACAGAGCGGCCTGCGCTCAAGCGTCTCCTGGCCGATGCTGAGGCCGGCCGGATCGACATCATCGTCGTCTACAAGCTGGATCGGCTGAGTCGTTCGCTCCTCGACTTTCTGAACCTCCATCGCTCCCTGGAATCCCTTGGTGTCCAGATCGTATCGGTGACCGAGCCGATCGACACGCGGACGCCGATC